One Novipirellula galeiformis genomic window, AAGCAACTCAAGGAAGCGGCCGAAGCCGAACGCAAGAAAGAAGAAGAGCGAGCCGCGAAGGCCGCAGAAAAGTAGCAACGCGAATTCGACTCGCGAACCCGTGGTGGCCCAACGGCCCGCCGCACGAACCTTTTTAAACTCATTTCAATCCTACTGCTGAACTACAGATGTCCAAGCACGCACCGGCCATCAAACCGGCTGACGACCCAGCCTTCAAATTGCCCGCCTCCCTATCGGCTCTGAGCTTGCCGCTTTGCCTCGGGGGTGTGGTGGTGTTGATCGTGGGTTGGTTGATCGCAACGTACGCCGTCGACGAACCCAAGTTCGGTATGTCGGCCTACCTCACAGCGTTCATGTATTGCCTAACGCTCGTGCTCGGCTCGCTGTTTTTCGTGATGATCCAGCACCTTGTGCGTGCGGGATGGAGCACGGTAGTGCGGCGGATCGCGGAGCTTGTGATGGTGATGGTCATCCCAATGGCCGTGCTGTTTCTGCCGATCTTGGTTACGCTTTGGACAAGCGATGGTGCCCTCTATCGCTGGGATAACCCTAGCTTCGCCCAGGACAACCACCTCAGTGAAACCATGTGGGCAAATAAGACCATGTGGCTCTCCCAGGACTGGTTCACCGTTCGGGCGTGCATCTACTTTGCAATCTGGATCGGATTGGCGGCTTACTTCTTCCGCGGCAGTGTGACGCAGGATGAGACCGGGGAACGCGCTGCGACCGATCGCATGCAGTATTGGAGCGGACCCGCAGTCATGCTTTATTGCGGAAGTATGACGTTCGCCATGTTCGATTGGGTCATGAGTTTGGCTCCGATGTGGTTCTCGACGATGTTCGGGGTCTATCTGTTCGCGGGGTCGATCTTGACCGCTCACTGCATCTTGGCGGTGGCCGCTTATCTGTTGCAGAAAGCGGGAGCGATGCGAGATGAAGTGACCGTCGAACACTACCACGATCTGGGCAAATTGATCTTCGGATTCATCACTTTTTGGGCCTACATCTCGTTCAGCCAATACCTGCTGATTTGGTATGCGAACATCCCCGAAGAGACCGAGTGGTTTTACCATCGCCAACTCGGGACCTGGGGCACCTTGTCGCTAGTCTTGGTTTTTTTGCACTGGGCGCTGCCTTTTCTCGGTACGATGAGTCGGCACGCACGTCGTCGCCCGACCGTGGTTTTCTTTTGGGCCGTGTACATCCTGGTGATGCATTACATCGATATCTATTGGATGATCATGCCAGAAGCCCACGCAGGTGAGCCAGGTGCCCATGCGGTTGCCGGCGGGTTCGTTGGGGTCGCAGCCAGCTTGTTGTGTGTGTTGGGAATGCTAGGTCTGATCACAGGATTGGTGCTTCGGGTTGCCAGCCAAACTCGAGTGGTCGCGGTGCGTGACCCCCGACTTGGTGAATCGATCGCCTTCGAGAATATGTAGTTGCTGGGAGATGGACGTCACTGTCCCCCGCTCCTCAGCCCCCGTTTATTTCCATGCTTTGAACGCTTGATACAGATATAGAATAGTTATGGCGCAATACGATGACTTGAATGTGAGCCGCATTTTTACCGTCGGGGTATTGGCGGTTGTCGTTACTTCGGTAACCGCGCTCGCAGTCCAGGTGTTCTACTTTTCGCTCACCCAGTGGCATCTGGAAGCGAAGAATGCGAACAGCACTTATCACCGCCAGAACCTCGTCCTGAGTGAACAAGCCGACCGGATTTCGGTTTACGGTGTAGACGGCGAAACCGGAAATATCACCATCCCTATCGACAAAGCAATTGAGCTTGTCGTGGCGGAAAGCAAAGAAACCGAAAAGAAAGACGCGGAGAAAAAAGCAGCGAATGTCAATGCACAGCCTAACGAAGCGTAGCGTGCTCGGCAGCCGATCGGCGGTCCGGTGCAACTCCCTTTGTGTAGTGATCCTTTGCGGTTTCACTGCTCTTTTGGGCAGCGGCGCTATGGGACCCAGTGCGGCGGCGCAAGACACGGTGCGTGATAGCGCGAAGGTCGAAGGTAACTTCCTGCCGCGAGAAGCGCAGGGGATTACGGTCGAGCAGAAGTTGGGGGGCATGATTCCCTTGAACCTTCCGCTAGTCGATTCGTTGGGGCGAAAGGTAAAGACGGGACACTATCTCGATAGCAAACGACCCACCATTATCACGCTGAACTACAGCAATTGCCCGATGCTTTGCAATGTGCAGTTGAACCGATTGGCGGATTCGCTCAATAAGCTCGACCTACAGGTCGGCACTGACTTTCAAATCTTAACCGTTAGCATTGACCCCAAGGAGTCGACCGAACGGGCCCGAGAGACAAAGCAAAAATACATTGAACAATTGACGAACCATCCCAGTGCATCCGATGGCTGGGCTTTTTGCACCGCGAAACAACCGGTGATTACAAAGCTCGCCGACGTGCTCGGATTTCGTTACCGATATGATGCCAGAACGAAGGAATACAACCACGCCGCGATGTTGGCGTTCATTTCGCCCGAAGGGGTCATTTCACGCTACTCTTTGGCCATCGACTTTCCCACCGATCAATTGCGGTTGGCACTGATCGAAGCGGGCGAAGGGACGGTGGGCTCGCCGGTCGATCAATTTATTCAGTGGTGTTACAGCTACGACCCCGATTCGAATAGTTACACATGGCATGCATGGCGCCTCATGCGACTTGGTGGCGTCGCGACAATCGGATTGGTGCTTGCTTGCTTGGCACCGTATTGGCTTGGCCGCAAGGGAGTTCCTACGGTGAACGGCGAGTCGCATTTGACCGAACAAGAGTAGTCTGGATCGACTGAGACGAGACCGGACTGAATACAAATTTTATTTTGCAACTGACTAACAAATAAACGATGGCTATGTTACCTGCGGCATTTTCCTTACTGAGCGATTACACCAAAGACTATGCATGGTTTCCGGACGCCGCGTCGAGTTTCGCGGCCGAATCGGATTGGTTGTACTACGCCATCACGTGGGTCTGCGTCCTCTTTTTCGTGCCGATTTCGATCTGCTTGTTCTACTTTGCTGCACGGTACCGCAAGGCCAAGGGCGCCAAGGCCGAAAGTCAAATTTCGCATAACACGCCAATCGAGCTGATTTGGTCGATCGGCCCTTCGATCTTCATGGTCGGTATGTTCGTGATGGGGGCCCGAGTTTACTTGGACATGCGAACGATCCCCGAGGGGGCGAATGAACTCGGTATCCAATCTTCCAAATGGAGTTGGTCGGTCGATTACGGACGTGGCACCTACCATCCCGAATTGCACTTGCTCGTCGATGAACCGGTCAAGTTGACCATGCAGAGCAGCGATGTGATTCACAGCTTATTTATCCCGGCTTTCCGCGCTAAAAAGGACATCGTCCCGGGTCGCTACAATTACATGTGGTTCCATCCCACCAAGGTGACCGAGCGGGTCAGTGACGAAGAATTGGCCAAGGCGCAACAGTGGACCAAGGAAAGTGCCACCGAATGGGACTACGACAAATGGCAGTTCACCCCAGACGGTTATAAGTTTTACGATTTGTACTGTGCCGAGTATTGCGGCCAAGACCACTCGGAAATGCAAACGGTCGTGGTCGTTCACGAAACGCGAGAAGACCTCGATGCGTGGATCAAACAGTACAGCAGTCGTGGCAACGACACGCTCGAAGGCTACGGCGAAAAGCTTTATGCCCGTCGAGGATGTGCCGGTTGTCACACCGTGGACGGCACCAGCGCGACTGGCCCCACCTACAAAGACTCCTTTGGCAATGAGCGTGAGCTCGTCAACGGCGAAAAGGTCCAAGTGGACGAAAACTACATCCGTGAGTCGATTTTGAATCCGAAGGCAAAAGTGGCTGCTGGGTTCCAACCCGTGATGCCAAGCTATAAGGGGCAATTGAGCGATGACGACTTGGACTCGTTGATTGCCTACATCAAGTCGCTATCGTCTAAGGGCGAGGTGGCAGCCGAGGTTGCTCCCGCAGCCGATTCGGAAACGAAGTCCGAGTAAGAATCAAGCCTGGCATCGTAGGTCGCAACCAAACGCAATGGGTTGCGACCCCACGATATGATTCGAACATTTACGCTGTGACAAGAAACAAATTGAGATAACGACCGACGCCTGTCGGTTCAACGATAAAAGACTGACGCACTTCCTGCGTTCGACGAGGTATTTGAGATGTCTGCTGGAACCGTTCGCGACCCTGGGTTTCCCACCGAGCGAGAAAACTACCTGACGAATTCCAAGGGGATTCTTAGCTGGATCTTTACGCTAGATCACAAGCGCATCGGCGTGATGTACCTGATCGGTGTCACGGTCGCGTTTGCGTTCGGAGGACTGTTGGCGTTGGCCATTCGGTTGCACTTAATGGCTCCCGAAGGTTGGATGTTCACCAGTGCGAACGCTAACAATGTCTACAACCAAGTGTTCACGCTGCACGGCGCGATCATGGTGTTCCTGTTCATTATCCCAAGTGTTCCAGCGGCGCTCGGCAACTTCCTTGTCCCGGTGATGTTAGGGGCGAAGGATGTTGCCTTTCCCCGCTTGAACTTGAGCAGTTTCTACCTTTGGGTTTTCGGTGCGGTCTTCTTTGTGATGGCACTCTTTTCGAGCGGACTCGATACCGGTTGGACGTTTTACACACCGTACAGCACGACGACCGACACCTCGGTCATCATGGCGACCCTGGGCGCCTTTATCCTCGGCTTTAGTTCGATCTTTACCGGTTTGAACTTTATTGTGACCATCAATACGATGCGACCACCGGGCATGACTTGGTTCCGCATGCCGCTGTTTTTGTGGGCGACGTACGCGACCAGCATTATCCAAGTGTTGGCAACCCCCGTTCTTGGCATCACGTTGTTGTTGTTGGTTGCCGAACGGACTATGCAGATCGGGATTTTTAATCCTGAGTTCAATGGTGACCCGGTGACATACCAGCACTTTTTCTGGTTCTACAGTCACCCTGCGGTATACATCATGATTTTGCCGGCGTTCGGTGTGATCAGCGAATTGGTCAGCGTTCACAGCCACAAGCATATCTTCGGTTATCGCTTCATCGCTTACTCGTCGATTGCGATTGCTCTGTTGGGCTTCCTGGTTTGGGGACACCATATGTTCACCGCCGGCATGAGTTCACTAACCACGATCGTCTTTAGTGCGTTGACCTTTACGGTATCGATCCCATCGGCGATCAAGGTGTTTAACTGGTTGGCGACGATGTACAAAGGCTCGATCAGCTTGACGACGCCAATGTGTTACGCGATCGGCTTCATTTTCATGTTCACGATTGGCGGTTTGACTGGGTTGCACCTTGGAACCTTGGCGACCGACCAACACTTGCACGACACCTACTTCGTGGTCGCTCACTTTCACTATGTGATGGTGGGGGGAACCTTGGTTGCCTTCCTTGGCGGTGTGTTCCACTGGTGGCCAAAGATGTTCGGTAAAATGTTCAACGAATCAGCGGGACGACTCTCCGCAGTCTTGGTCTTCCTTGGTTTCAACTTGACCTTCTTGCCTCAGTTCGTACTCGGTAGCCGTGGGATGCCACGACGTTACGCGACTTACGACCCTGAGTTTGCGTTCCTCCACCAAATGAGCACGTATGGTGCGTTGTTGTTGGGGATCGGTATCTTGGTGGCGTTCATCACATTGATGGTTTCGCTGTTCCGCGGCAAGCGTGCTCCGGCCAACCCTTGGGGTGGTGCAACGTTAGAGTGGAATTGCACCAGCCCGCCGCCGTTCTACAACTTCGAGCGAGCTCCCGTCGTAGGCGACCCTTATGATTTCCACGACATTGAGTGGGAAGAGTCGCACGAGCGTTACGTTACGGTTCAACCCGAACGCAAATTGGTGCCCGCGTCGGATCCGACAAAATCGCCTGCTCACGCTAGTGACAAGCACTAAGGTCGCACGCCGATGTTTGAACGCGGCCGCTCCCGGCCGCTGCTTTCCCTGACACTTCCAACCTTTTTCTCGCTTCCTATCTTCATGTCCACTCTCGAAGCTGATACCGCGACTGACGCTCACGACGCACATGGTCACGATCACGATCACCCGTCGTTCTTGGCGCATCATTTTGACACTCCCGAACAACAGTTCGACAGTGGAAAGCTTGGCATTTGGATCTTCCTTGTTACCGAAGTGCTGTTCTTCGGTGGCATGTTTTGTGCCTACGCGATCTTTCGCATGTTGCACCCCGAAGTTTTCGAAGGTTGTAGCCAGTTCCTCAATACAAAACTCGGCGCGATCAATACCGGCGTTCTGCTGTTTAGCTCGCTGACGATGGCTTGGGCCGTCCGTTGCTCGCAAACGGAGAACCACAAGGGTTTGACCGCACTGTTAGCAACCACGCTCTCCTGTGCGATGGTCTTCTTGGGTGTCAAAGCGATCGAGTACTCGCACAAGTTCCATATGGGATTATTGCCAGCGGGCTTTTTCAGCTACGACCCCGCCCATCCGCATCATGAAGGAGGCCCGAACTACTTGCTGTGGATCTGTCTTCCCTTCATCATCGCGCAGATTGGCGTGCTGCTCTGGTACGCGATTTCCGTCTTGCGAGGCAACAAGTTTCAAACCGCTGTGGCATTGCCGTTGATTGTGGTTTGTGCATCGTTCTTTGGCGGTGTCGTGCTGGGGACCGTGCTTGAGAGTGGAGACTCCACCGAGGCTCACGCTACTGAGTCCAGCGAACATGCTGCCGAAGGAGACGTGGCTCACGCTGCAACAACCAACGCTGCGGAGTCCATCGCGACGATCGAAAATGCGGGCCCAGGCACGGAATACGGAGTCCAAGAACGATTGGCGGGT contains:
- a CDS encoding SCO family protein; protein product: MGPSAAAQDTVRDSAKVEGNFLPREAQGITVEQKLGGMIPLNLPLVDSLGRKVKTGHYLDSKRPTIITLNYSNCPMLCNVQLNRLADSLNKLDLQVGTDFQILTVSIDPKESTERARETKQKYIEQLTNHPSASDGWAFCTAKQPVITKLADVLGFRYRYDARTKEYNHAAMLAFISPEGVISRYSLAIDFPTDQLRLALIEAGEGTVGSPVDQFIQWCYSYDPDSNSYTWHAWRLMRLGGVATIGLVLACLAPYWLGRKGVPTVNGESHLTEQE
- a CDS encoding cytochrome c oxidase subunit II, with translation MAMLPAAFSLLSDYTKDYAWFPDAASSFAAESDWLYYAITWVCVLFFVPISICLFYFAARYRKAKGAKAESQISHNTPIELIWSIGPSIFMVGMFVMGARVYLDMRTIPEGANELGIQSSKWSWSVDYGRGTYHPELHLLVDEPVKLTMQSSDVIHSLFIPAFRAKKDIVPGRYNYMWFHPTKVTERVSDEELAKAQQWTKESATEWDYDKWQFTPDGYKFYDLYCAEYCGQDHSEMQTVVVVHETREDLDAWIKQYSSRGNDTLEGYGEKLYARRGCAGCHTVDGTSATGPTYKDSFGNERELVNGEKVQVDENYIRESILNPKAKVAAGFQPVMPSYKGQLSDDDLDSLIAYIKSLSSKGEVAAEVAPAADSETKSE
- a CDS encoding cytochrome c oxidase subunit I, with the protein product MSAGTVRDPGFPTERENYLTNSKGILSWIFTLDHKRIGVMYLIGVTVAFAFGGLLALAIRLHLMAPEGWMFTSANANNVYNQVFTLHGAIMVFLFIIPSVPAALGNFLVPVMLGAKDVAFPRLNLSSFYLWVFGAVFFVMALFSSGLDTGWTFYTPYSTTTDTSVIMATLGAFILGFSSIFTGLNFIVTINTMRPPGMTWFRMPLFLWATYATSIIQVLATPVLGITLLLLVAERTMQIGIFNPEFNGDPVTYQHFFWFYSHPAVYIMILPAFGVISELVSVHSHKHIFGYRFIAYSSIAIALLGFLVWGHHMFTAGMSSLTTIVFSALTFTVSIPSAIKVFNWLATMYKGSISLTTPMCYAIGFIFMFTIGGLTGLHLGTLATDQHLHDTYFVVAHFHYVMVGGTLVAFLGGVFHWWPKMFGKMFNESAGRLSAVLVFLGFNLTFLPQFVLGSRGMPRRYATYDPEFAFLHQMSTYGALLLGIGILVAFITLMVSLFRGKRAPANPWGGATLEWNCTSPPPFYNFERAPVVGDPYDFHDIEWEESHERYVTVQPERKLVPASDPTKSPAHASDKH
- a CDS encoding cytochrome c oxidase subunit 3, producing MSTLEADTATDAHDAHGHDHDHPSFLAHHFDTPEQQFDSGKLGIWIFLVTEVLFFGGMFCAYAIFRMLHPEVFEGCSQFLNTKLGAINTGVLLFSSLTMAWAVRCSQTENHKGLTALLATTLSCAMVFLGVKAIEYSHKFHMGLLPAGFFSYDPAHPHHEGGPNYLLWICLPFIIAQIGVLLWYAISVLRGNKFQTAVALPLIVVCASFFGGVVLGTVLESGDSTEAHATESSEHAAEGDVAHAATTNAAESIATIENAGPGTEYGVQERLAGDSTNTGLQNELTAMEKQSAMASGSAVTGQYEIDATIDSVPDEFLTPSRAGVFFSIYYCMTGIHAIHILGGIGVLVWLLVRSVRKEFNRQYFGPVDYVGLYWHLVDLIWIYLFPLLYLIR